A section of the Candidatus Moraniibacteriota bacterium genome encodes:
- a CDS encoding D-alanyl-D-alanine carboxypeptidase: MMRVLLTFGLVATIALWTLKERPELVYSFLTSQTIDRLFGTGGGEAELADPVPGLTLNVPYLVENRSLSTTFQPMLRDYAPQLSVPTAHASVIMDAESGKVLYGRNATDQRQIASLTKLFTALIVVERIENLETPVTIDEEAVYTQGTRIGCPRSGYCPGVRFAVGEQVTVHDLLKAALMNSANDAAIALGKHIGGTQAGFAEIMNTRAKELGLTNSLFCTPSGLEIDGEENRCYSSARDVAIIASTALQHEVLWEIMKIEKASITSLDGTLVHEVFNTDQLIGSMPNLVGTKTGFTPLAGYSLLAVATDPSGEHPVIAVVLNDPYRWQSIQSMFDWSFESFDWI; this comes from the coding sequence ATGATGAGAGTCCTCCTCACTTTTGGCCTCGTGGCGACCATCGCCCTCTGGACACTCAAGGAGCGTCCAGAGTTGGTGTATTCATTTCTCACGAGCCAGACGATTGATCGACTGTTTGGGACGGGCGGAGGCGAGGCAGAATTGGCTGATCCAGTTCCAGGTCTCACGCTCAATGTCCCGTATCTAGTTGAAAACCGTTCACTCTCGACGACCTTTCAGCCGATGCTCCGGGACTATGCGCCCCAGCTCTCTGTTCCCACCGCGCATGCTTCGGTCATCATGGACGCTGAGTCGGGCAAGGTCCTTTATGGACGAAATGCTACTGATCAGCGACAAATCGCGTCACTCACCAAACTTTTTACCGCGCTCATCGTCGTGGAACGGATTGAAAATCTGGAGACGCCGGTGACGATTGACGAAGAAGCTGTGTACACTCAGGGGACACGGATCGGTTGTCCGCGTTCCGGGTATTGTCCGGGTGTGCGATTTGCGGTTGGAGAACAGGTCACGGTGCACGACCTCCTGAAGGCAGCGCTTATGAATAGCGCCAACGATGCAGCGATCGCGTTGGGCAAGCACATCGGAGGCACGCAGGCGGGCTTCGCTGAGATCATGAACACGCGGGCGAAAGAACTCGGCCTGACGAATTCACTCTTTTGTACGCCGTCGGGACTGGAAATCGATGGGGAGGAGAACCGTTGCTACTCTTCGGCGCGTGATGTCGCGATCATCGCGAGTACGGCGCTCCAGCACGAAGTGCTTTGGGAAATTATGAAGATTGAGAAGGCGAGTATTACCTCGCTAGACGGTACGCTGGTCCATGAGGTGTTCAATACTGATCAGCTTATCGGATCGATGCCGAATCTCGTCGGGACCAAGACTGGCTTCACTCCACTTGCTGGGTATTCGCTCCTCGCGGTCGCGACGGACCCATCGGGTGAGCATCCAGTCATCGCCGTCGTCTTGAATGACCCGTACCGTTGGCAGAGCATCCAGTCGATGTTTGACTGGAGTTTCGAATCATTCGATTGGATATAA
- a CDS encoding ABC transporter ATP-binding protein: MDSAMLLIRFSRGEALGTIISLIVPPIVLFIASPVIGLIAILVVVTQFIYVVWSSSKTTKYRQMSHEIYRKVTGEVSDVITNIIAYKAGGVEDQARDKMAGLIKQETSSFELRRRATTLFDLPRNIITACGITVAVYLIISNASGLSPTSLGLMVLTLTYMFQIVRNVSVLPEQITQHDDLITKMYPTLKYLSNEYEEVRDLLNPKEFVIKNGSIDISKVSFSYLSHSHKGARIPVFTNLTIKIKGGEQIGIVGLSGAGKSTLANLLLRFDEIDGGSIKIDGINIQEVKQSELRKNIAYVPQEPLLFHRSIKENIAYYNNKEDDAEIIRAAKAAHAHEFIEKLPDGYDTIVGERGIKLSGGQKQRVAIARAILKKAPIMIFDEATSALDSESEQIIQRALPEIIGNQTAIVVAHRLSTVAGLHRIIVMHAGEVIESGSHDELVALKGRYYSLWQKQTSEFASLPIDANE, encoded by the coding sequence TTGGACAGTGCGATGCTCTTGATTCGTTTTTCCCGTGGAGAGGCGTTGGGTACGATCATCTCGCTCATTGTGCCACCGATAGTTTTATTCATTGCCTCTCCTGTGATTGGTTTAATTGCAATCCTTGTCGTCGTCACCCAGTTTATTTACGTGGTCTGGTCTTCATCGAAAACGACTAAATACAGGCAGATGTCGCATGAAATATATCGCAAAGTGACTGGTGAAGTTTCTGATGTCATCACTAACATTATCGCTTACAAGGCAGGAGGAGTTGAAGATCAAGCGCGTGATAAAATGGCAGGTCTTATAAAACAGGAAACTTCGTCGTTTGAATTGCGACGTAGAGCAACCACCTTGTTTGATCTGCCGAGAAATATCATCACCGCTTGCGGAATTACGGTCGCAGTTTATCTTATTATCTCCAACGCTTCGGGGCTCAGCCCCACATCATTGGGATTAATGGTCTTGACGCTGACATACATGTTCCAGATTGTGAGAAACGTCAGTGTTTTGCCAGAACAAATAACCCAGCATGATGATCTGATTACCAAAATGTATCCGACTTTGAAATACTTGAGCAATGAGTATGAAGAAGTTCGCGATCTTCTCAATCCAAAGGAGTTCGTAATTAAAAACGGTTCGATTGATATCAGCAAAGTCAGCTTTAGTTATCTTTCGCATTCTCATAAGGGAGCGAGGATACCGGTTTTTACGAACCTCACGATCAAGATAAAAGGTGGCGAACAAATAGGTATCGTTGGATTGAGTGGGGCCGGTAAAAGTACGCTGGCAAATTTACTACTTCGATTTGATGAAATTGACGGTGGTTCAATCAAAATAGACGGCATTAATATTCAAGAAGTAAAACAAAGCGAACTGCGGAAGAATATTGCCTATGTACCTCAAGAACCTCTTCTTTTTCATCGCAGTATTAAAGAAAATATCGCTTACTACAACAATAAAGAAGATGACGCGGAAATTATCAGAGCGGCCAAAGCGGCTCACGCCCATGAGTTTATAGAAAAATTGCCGGACGGCTACGACACCATCGTCGGCGAAAGAGGCATTAAATTGAGTGGTGGTCAGAAGCAACGCGTCGCAATTGCTCGCGCCATACTCAAGAAAGCGCCCATCATGATTTTCGACGAAGCTACCAGTGCACTTGATAGTGAAAGCGAGCAGATCATACAGCGCGCTCTTCCCGAAATAATTGGGAATCAAACTGCAATAGTTGTAGCGCACCGATTGAGCACTGTTGCAGGACTTCATCGAATAATTGTCATGCACGCAGGTGAGGTAATTGAGTCGGGTAGTCATGATGAGTTGGTAGCTTTGAAAGGCCGTTACTACTCCTTGTGGCAAAAACAAACGTCAGAGTTTGCATCTTTACCAATAGATGCCAATGAGTAA
- the rpmA gene encoding 50S ribosomal protein L27: MATRKAGGSTALGRDSISKRLGVKIYGGQAANEGNILIRQRGTKYHAGKNVKRGADDTLFALTDGTVHFEERKMKAFTGKLEKRMFVHIIPTVVPTEA, translated from the coding sequence ATGGCAACCAGAAAAGCAGGCGGTTCAACCGCTCTTGGGCGTGACTCCATCTCGAAACGCCTCGGTGTGAAGATTTATGGCGGACAGGCCGCAAACGAAGGCAATATTCTCATCCGTCAGCGTGGCACCAAGTATCATGCTGGAAAGAATGTGAAGCGCGGCGCCGACGATACCCTCTTTGCCCTCACGGATGGCACAGTTCACTTTGAAGAGCGCAAAATGAAGGCCTTTACCGGCAAGCTCGAAAAACGCATGTTCGTACATATCATCCCCACTGTCGTCCCGACCGAAGCCTAA
- a CDS encoding phosphoglycerate kinase: MKLRSVATADLAGKNVLIRVDFNVELDDLAHVQEGFKLEVARKTIDHVVSAGARSVALVTHFGRPDGAADPKYSVQRLAPEVMRVLGRIVRFVPECSGPVVTDAVATATLGEVLFLENVRFAAGETTNDPAFAAALAAPFDAYINEAFGVSHRAHASVVGVTAHLPSYAGFHLCEETERLDAVRFNPDRPALAIIGGAKIETKLPLIRALEATYDCVLVGGKIANEAIDQKIVFSDKVLLPQDFDSPARLDIGKTTASYYAEIIKKAKTIIWNGPMGKFEEKPYDVGTKIILDAILETDAYVIIGGGESLAVLEQAGVFHRISFVSSGGGAMLEYMAGNDLPGLLPLVAA; the protein is encoded by the coding sequence ATGAAGCTCAGAAGCGTCGCGACTGCTGATTTGGCCGGAAAGAATGTCCTCATCCGGGTTGATTTCAATGTTGAGCTCGATGATTTGGCGCATGTGCAGGAGGGATTCAAACTTGAGGTGGCACGGAAGACCATCGATCACGTAGTCAGTGCCGGTGCGCGCTCAGTGGCGCTCGTGACACATTTCGGGCGACCAGATGGAGCGGCTGATCCAAAGTACTCCGTCCAGCGACTCGCTCCAGAAGTGATGCGTGTGCTTGGGCGGATAGTCCGGTTTGTCCCAGAGTGTTCAGGCCCAGTAGTCACAGATGCCGTCGCAACAGCTACTCTCGGAGAGGTGCTCTTCCTCGAAAATGTCCGTTTTGCAGCTGGAGAGACCACTAATGATCCGGCCTTCGCCGCGGCGCTCGCCGCCCCGTTTGATGCCTATATCAATGAAGCCTTTGGCGTCTCCCATCGCGCACATGCTTCCGTGGTCGGGGTGACAGCCCACCTGCCGTCGTATGCCGGTTTCCACTTATGTGAGGAGACTGAGCGCTTGGATGCGGTCCGTTTCAATCCCGACCGACCGGCCCTGGCGATCATTGGCGGCGCCAAGATCGAGACGAAACTTCCACTCATCCGGGCCCTCGAAGCGACCTATGATTGCGTGCTCGTCGGCGGCAAAATTGCCAATGAGGCGATCGATCAGAAAATCGTCTTTTCAGATAAAGTACTCCTGCCGCAGGACTTCGATTCGCCAGCGCGGCTCGATATCGGCAAGACGACGGCGTCGTACTATGCTGAGATCATCAAGAAGGCGAAAACCATCATCTGGAACGGGCCGATGGGGAAATTCGAAGAGAAGCCGTATGATGTCGGGACGAAAATTATTTTGGATGCCATCCTCGAAACCGACGCCTACGTAATTATCGGTGGTGGGGAATCGCTTGCGGTTCTCGAACAGGCGGGTGTCTTTCACCGGATCAGTTTTGTCTCGAGTGGTGGCGGGGCGATGCTTGAATATATGGCGGGCAATGATCTGCCTGGTCTCTTGCCGCTCGTCGCTGCATGA
- a CDS encoding segregation/condensation protein A: protein MAYAVRLEQFEGPLELLLQLIERDRLDVTRVSLASVADQYLEYIAHQGEVPLSQLAQFLSVASRLLLLKSRALLPLLEFSEEEEESIEDLEWQLREYRKFRDASVGLGLLFARTERAVVRESFLGADIVFLPDPEVTAASLATAFQSVLGEIPLLEKLDEEEIRNVISLEEKMLELRSTLASRMAVSFRQMTSDVSDKLEIIIAFLAILELVKQRFVRADQAGSFQDIALREEV, encoded by the coding sequence ATGGCATATGCGGTGCGATTAGAGCAGTTCGAAGGGCCGCTTGAGCTTCTCTTGCAACTCATCGAAAGAGATAGGCTCGACGTCACCCGGGTTTCTTTGGCGAGCGTCGCTGACCAATACCTCGAATATATCGCTCATCAAGGGGAAGTCCCGCTTTCCCAGTTGGCCCAGTTCCTCTCCGTGGCATCGCGCCTCCTCCTTCTGAAGTCTCGGGCGCTGCTGCCACTCTTGGAGTTTTCTGAGGAAGAAGAAGAATCGATCGAGGATCTCGAATGGCAATTGCGCGAATATCGTAAGTTCCGGGATGCGAGCGTCGGTCTTGGTCTCTTGTTCGCTCGGACAGAACGAGCCGTGGTGCGCGAGAGCTTCCTCGGAGCAGATATAGTCTTCTTGCCGGATCCTGAAGTCACGGCAGCGTCACTCGCCACCGCGTTTCAGTCAGTCCTTGGTGAGATACCGCTTCTTGAAAAGCTCGATGAAGAAGAAATTCGGAATGTCATCTCGCTGGAGGAGAAGATGCTTGAGCTTCGATCGACCTTGGCGAGTCGGATGGCGGTGTCGTTTCGACAGATGACGTCGGATGTGAGTGACAAGCTTGAGATCATCATCGCTTTCCTCGCGATTCTCGAATTAGTGAAACAGCGCTTTGTTCGGGCCGATCAGGCAGGGTCCTTTCAAGACATCGCGCTCAGGGAGGAAGTATAA
- a CDS encoding MFS transporter: MPETQPDTHDEIYNRNKVRLLSALSFLLGFLDAFLIYILSSYFVQISGAHLVGSFYLVAFVLVLWLLMHLQPLVHSLGSVRFLGVLLVGLIGTSFYLSLGEPSWIGAVVLLAYIVCSNLVWSVMDVLVEDFSTDQVSGRVRGLYLTVMNGGLLLAPILSTKTLAFAGYSGVFTVLGIGYMLVFLAALIGLRAHQTVPLPKIAFLATLRKVSQRRNLLLIYGVSWTLEFFYAIMIIYVPILLLSQGFDWEQIGFIFTVMLIPFVLIQYPLGVMADKRFGEKELLFVALVILGVSSVVVGFTRSTDIVFWAGLLFLTRLGAAAIEVLRDSYFYKQIGPTDTDIVAFFRSARPTADIVAAGVSLLFLALFSVHSLFYLVGAVALGACFAVLSLEDSQSEAERAKRTAV; this comes from the coding sequence ATGCCCGAAACTCAACCGGACACACATGACGAGATCTACAATCGGAACAAGGTGCGACTCCTCTCGGCCTTGTCTTTTCTTTTGGGCTTTCTCGACGCCTTTCTCATTTATATTCTCTCGTCGTATTTCGTTCAGATTTCTGGCGCCCACCTCGTCGGAAGCTTTTACCTAGTGGCATTCGTACTCGTCCTCTGGCTCCTCATGCATCTCCAGCCGCTCGTGCACAGTCTGGGATCGGTCCGTTTTCTCGGGGTGCTCTTAGTCGGTCTCATCGGTACGAGCTTCTACCTCAGTCTCGGCGAACCATCCTGGATTGGGGCGGTCGTGCTCTTGGCCTATATCGTTTGTAGCAATCTCGTCTGGTCAGTGATGGATGTCCTGGTCGAAGACTTTTCAACGGATCAGGTCTCGGGTCGGGTGCGGGGACTGTACTTGACGGTGATGAATGGTGGACTCTTGCTCGCCCCGATTCTCTCGACCAAGACACTCGCGTTCGCTGGTTACTCAGGTGTCTTTACCGTGCTCGGCATCGGCTATATGCTAGTCTTCCTCGCGGCCCTCATCGGACTCCGGGCGCATCAGACAGTCCCACTTCCCAAGATTGCCTTCCTCGCGACACTGCGAAAGGTCAGCCAGCGGAGGAATCTCCTCCTCATCTACGGAGTTTCGTGGACGTTGGAATTTTTCTACGCCATCATGATTATCTATGTGCCGATCCTCTTGTTGTCACAGGGATTTGACTGGGAGCAGATTGGTTTCATTTTTACGGTGATGCTCATCCCATTCGTGCTCATCCAGTATCCGCTGGGCGTCATGGCGGACAAACGCTTTGGAGAAAAGGAGCTGCTCTTTGTCGCACTCGTCATCCTGGGCGTTTCCAGCGTCGTGGTCGGCTTCACCCGATCGACGGATATCGTTTTCTGGGCGGGCCTACTCTTCCTCACTCGGCTTGGAGCGGCGGCCATCGAAGTCTTGCGAGATTCGTATTTCTATAAGCAGATCGGACCGACGGATACGGACATCGTCGCGTTTTTTCGTTCCGCTCGGCCGACGGCAGACATCGTCGCGGCGGGCGTGTCACTCCTCTTTCTCGCACTTTTTTCGGTCCACAGTCTCTTCTATTTGGTCGGGGCAGTTGCTCTCGGAGCCTGTTTCGCCGTGCTCTCACTCGAGGATTCCCAGAGTGAGGCAGAACGCGCCAAACGAACGGCAGTATAG
- the scpB gene encoding SMC-Scp complex subunit ScpB, whose product MESVSLQSKLEALLFMSGEPIAHARLAELLDIKLADLKAVISALSERYVRELDSGLMLIEHAGKVEMATKPIHATLVDAFTKATLQETLSKAALEVLSIIAYRAPIARHEIEAIRGVNCSYTLRALLIRGLIERQGNPEDARGYIYRPSFRFLEHMGLARIEELPDYATLATDERMHVVTPTAVQDTPLSSDHAT is encoded by the coding sequence ATGGAATCAGTCTCGCTCCAATCGAAACTCGAAGCGCTCCTCTTCATGAGCGGCGAGCCGATCGCTCATGCGCGACTGGCAGAACTTTTGGATATCAAGCTCGCTGATTTGAAGGCGGTCATCAGCGCGCTCAGCGAGCGCTATGTCCGAGAGTTGGATTCGGGGCTCATGCTCATTGAGCATGCGGGGAAGGTTGAAATGGCGACTAAACCGATACATGCGACGCTCGTGGATGCTTTCACCAAGGCGACACTTCAGGAGACCCTCTCCAAAGCAGCGTTGGAGGTGCTGTCTATTATCGCCTATCGGGCGCCAATCGCGCGGCATGAGATCGAAGCGATTCGGGGAGTGAATTGCAGCTACACGCTGCGGGCGCTGCTCATCCGCGGCTTGATCGAGCGGCAGGGGAATCCTGAAGATGCACGCGGCTATATCTATCGGCCGTCATTCCGCTTTCTCGAGCATATGGGATTAGCTCGGATTGAGGAGCTTCCGGACTATGCGACCCTCGCGACGGATGAACGGATGCATGTCGTGACACCGACTGCTGTGCAAGATACGCCACTTTCTTCAGATCACGCAACATGA
- a CDS encoding phospho-N-acetylmuramoyl-pentapeptide-transferase: MDSLALAQIQSIPTVMNVLKVLATGLLAFLLAFFLTPIWTHILYKYKIGIRIKQNGVSGDKLSFISRLHAWKDGTPTMGGVIVWFSVFLLAFMSEWLFPLLAVLFDTNFIARLDFLKRSQTWLPLFTLVTAGILGLIDDYMSVRGIGANKGGGMRFLARFWWLIAIAGLGAWWFHSKLGWDAVHVPAIGDFSIGWWYIPLFIFVILFAAISSNETDGLDGLDGGVLLIAFSSFSLIAFMHNKVDLSSFCAAVAGALLAFLWFNIYPARFFMGDTGAIALGTTLGVVAMLTNSAIVLFIIVFIYALESGSVAIQLFSKRYLKRKVFLAAPLHHHFEAKGWPEPKVVMRAWVFTALTALIGVMVGVIGMGR, from the coding sequence ATGGACTCACTCGCCCTCGCCCAAATCCAATCGATCCCGACGGTCATGAATGTACTGAAGGTACTCGCAACGGGTCTCTTGGCGTTTCTCCTCGCCTTCTTCTTGACCCCCATTTGGACGCATATCTTGTACAAGTACAAGATTGGGATTCGGATCAAGCAGAACGGAGTGTCGGGTGACAAGCTAAGCTTCATCTCACGTCTCCATGCCTGGAAGGATGGGACGCCGACGATGGGCGGTGTCATTGTGTGGTTCAGTGTCTTTCTCTTGGCGTTCATGTCTGAGTGGCTCTTCCCACTTTTGGCAGTCCTTTTTGATACGAACTTCATTGCCCGGCTCGATTTTCTGAAGCGTTCCCAAACTTGGCTTCCTCTTTTCACTCTCGTCACGGCGGGTATCCTTGGCCTCATCGATGATTATATGAGTGTGCGGGGTATCGGTGCAAACAAAGGCGGGGGCATGCGCTTCCTGGCGCGTTTCTGGTGGCTGATTGCGATCGCGGGCCTCGGTGCCTGGTGGTTCCATTCGAAGCTCGGCTGGGACGCGGTCCATGTCCCGGCGATCGGTGACTTCTCGATTGGTTGGTGGTATATCCCGCTCTTCATCTTCGTCATCCTTTTTGCGGCGATCTCTTCCAATGAAACCGACGGACTCGATGGACTCGACGGGGGTGTGCTCCTTATTGCCTTCAGTTCGTTTTCCCTCATTGCTTTCATGCATAACAAAGTTGATCTCTCCAGTTTTTGTGCCGCCGTGGCGGGTGCGCTCCTGGCTTTCCTCTGGTTCAATATTTATCCGGCCCGTTTCTTCATGGGTGACACTGGAGCGATCGCCCTTGGGACGACTTTGGGTGTGGTCGCGATGCTGACGAATTCAGCGATCGTGCTTTTCATCATCGTCTTCATCTATGCGCTCGAATCCGGGAGCGTCGCGATCCAGCTGTTCTCCAAGCGATATCTGAAACGCAAAGTCTTCCTGGCCGCTCCGCTCCATCACCACTTCGAAGCCAAAGGCTGGCCTGAGCCGAAAGTTGTGATGCGGGCCTGGGTGTTCACGGCATTGACCGCCCTCATCGGCGTCATGGTGGGTGTTATCGGGATGGGCCGTTAA